The Edaphobacter flagellatus sequence CGGTGGGGTTCTACACGGAGGTGCTGGGTCTGGGTGCGACTCCCGACGCGGTGCATATTACGGGCAACGTGCATAGCGATGCGGCCTTCAAGAACGACAATGCGACGACGACGTTCTGGCGGGCGATGGAGGGCTTTTCGGTCACGCCGGTGGGCGGGCCTGCAGAGGGCCAGATGCAGTGGGCAGTGTCGCAGGCGGCTCCGTTTCGGCGGATGCATGTGAAGGGCAGCATGGTGCTGAACCAGAAGCATGGGTGGTCGAGCGGCGGGTGGATGTCGGACACGGTGGTGGACGGCGAGGTGAACTCGGGCACGCAGCAGCAGTGGATCTCGCGCAATGTGGAGTGGGGAAGCTGGAAGGGCTCGAACTGGAACATGGTGTTTGTGGGCGTGAACAAGCTGCCGGAGGGGGAATGGCCACAGCCTCCGTATACGAAGGTGGAGCAGACGCCGGTGGTGCGGGAACGGCCGTTTCTGTTTGTGAATGACAAGGGCCGGTATGCGGTGCGTGTACCGGAGCTGCGGAAGAACAGCGTGGGCGTGACGTGGCATGGCGGCGAGACGCCGGGCAGCACGATTCCGCTGAAGAAGTTTTTTATCGCGAAGCCGGGGGATTCGGTGGAGACGATCAACACGGAGCTGGCGCAGGGGAAGAACCTGCTGCTGACACCGGGAATCTATGAGCTGAGCGACACGATTCGTGTGAACCGTCCGGGAACGGTGGTGCTGGGGCTGGGGTTTGCGACGCTGAAGCCGGTGCGCGGGAATGCGGCGATGGCGGTGGCGGATGTCGATAACGTGACGGTGGCCGGGTTGCTGTTCGATGCGGGCGAGACGGAGTCGCCGGTGCTGCTGGAGGTGGGGCCGGAGGGCAGCAGGCTGCGGCATGTGAAGCGTCCGACGCTGGTGGCGGATGTGTTCTTCCGTGTGGGCGGAGCGGCGGTGGGCAAGGCGAAGGTGTCGCTGGCGGTGAACTCAAGCGACGTGATTATCGACCACACCTGGGTGTGGCGCGCGGACCACGGCAAGGGTGTGGGCTGGACGAGCAACACGGGCGCGAATGGTGTGGTGGTCGCAGGCAATGATGTGACGGCATATGGGTTGTTCGTCGAGCACTACCAGCAGTACCAGGTGCTGTGGAAGGGCAATGGCGGCAGGACGTTCTTCTACCAGTCGGAGATTCCGTATGATGTGCCCGATCAGGCGGGGTGGAGAAGCGCGCCGAATGTCGATGGATTCGCGTCGTACAAGGTTGCCGATAATGTGACGAGCCATGAGGCGCATGGGCTGGGTGTTTATAGCGTCTTTCGGCATCCGGATGTGAAGTTGACGCGGGCGATCGAGGTGCCGAAGACGCCGGGGGTTCGGTTTGAGCACATGATTACGGTGGCGCTCGATAATCTGGGGTCGATCGATAACGTGATCAACGATGCGGGTGGGCCTACGTCGGTGGCTCCGCATCGCGTGACGCCGAAGGTGACGAGTTATCCGTAGGATTTGGTCGAGGATGCATCCTGCGAAGAAATGCGGGGGTTCCTCGGCTCGCTGCGCTCGCTCGGAATGACACCTCAGCAGGGCAAAGAAATGTTCTTTGCGGACGGAGTTATGCGCACTTGCGGTGTCTCGTGCTGCTGCTGGTGTCTAGTGCTGCTGCTGTTGCTGCCAGGCGGAGGCGGTCATGTGCGGAACGTCGGTGGGTAGCTGCTTCCACTCGCCGAGTGAGCGGCTGAGCAGGGCTGCGGCGCACCCTTCGCCGCAGAGGATGATGATGTCGTCGCTGAGAGCAAGATCCCAGTCCCAGGGCAGAAACGTGACGGAGTTCGAGGTAACTTTGGCCAGTATCCAGTGGTTGGTGGTCTTTTTCTGAACCCCGCAGACGCAGGTAAATGTTGTAACGGCTGCCATAAGCTGCCTCCCCCTCATCCCCGCTCATGGCGGCGTTGGTTGTTACAGGGATGTTGCACGCGCCGTGCCAAAGCAGGTGAAGAGATCAGATCGTCCTTTGGTTTCAATCCCAAATAGCGACCCGACACTCTATGGGACGCACGAAACTCCAGCAGGGTTCTCTTGAAAGAGAAAAGATTTTCACTGCGATTCCTTGAGGATGCGTGATCCAGAAGAAGGGCCAACGGTTAAGCGTTGGCCCTTCTTCGGTTCCGGTAGAGGGTGCTTGAACGGCGCTAGGCCTTCTTTCTTTCGGGCACCTGTTTCTGCAGAACGTCGAGGCGTTCGAGCAGATGTTTTTCGAGCGTGGCTGCCTCGGGCTTGCCGTGCAGGTTGTTGGTTTCGCCGGGATCGGCGTGCAGGTCGTAGAGCTCGAAGTCGTTGTCCTGGACGTAGTGGATGAGCTTGTAGCGTTCGGTGCGGATGCCGCGGTGCGGGCGAACGGCTTCGGGGTTGGGCCACTCGAAGTACTCGTAGTACCACTCCTTGCGGAAGCTGGGGTCGGCGGCTTTGGCCAGCGGCAGCATGCTCTTGCCCTGCATGTGCGCGGGGATGGGGACACCGGCGAGGTCGAGGAAGGTGGGGGCGAGGTCGGTGTCGAGCACCATCTCTTCGCGCACGGTGCCGGCGGGAATGCGTTTGGGGTAGCGGACCATCATGGGCACTCGGAGCGAGGGTTCGTGCATGAGGCGCTTGTCGAAGCAGCGGAACTCGCCGAGGAAGTAGCCGTGGTCGGAGGTGTGGACGATGGCGGTGTCGTCGAGGATATTTTTCTTCTCGAGGTAGTTGAGGATGCGGCCGATGTTTTCGTCGACGGCGACGAGACCGGCGTAGTAGTCCTTGACGATGCCTTCGTGGGAGCCGCAGGCCACGTGCGTGGTGGTGGTGCCGATCTTGTTTTCGGCTTCGACGAATCCTTTGGGCTTGCCGGGGTAGCCTTTGAGGTCGTCGTCGAAGGTGGCGGGCTTGGGGATGACGGTGTCGCGGTAGAGATCGAAGTGACGGCGAGCGCGGAAGAAGGGCTCATGCGGCGCAACGAACCAGACGAGCAGGCAGAAGGGCTTGTCGCCGCGGTCTTCCTGGAGCCATGCGAGGGCGCGGTCGGTGGTGATGTCATCGGGGTAGACACCGTGGTATTGCTTCTGCTCGCCGACCTTGCCCTTGCGCCCTTCCTTGAAGAAGGGATTGGCGTAGTCGTTCCCGGGGTCGTTGTGGCCGAAGTAGTAGTCCCAGTTGCGGTCTTCGACGCCGTTGCGGACGTGGACCTTGCCGACGATGGCGACTTCGTAGCCTGCCTGACGGAGGAGGTCGGTGAAGAGGGGAATGTCTTCGGGCAGCGGTCGGTGGAGGCCGGTGTTATCGAATGCTGCCGTGGTGCGCGAGTAGAGTCCGGTGAGCGCGGTGGCGCGTGCGGGGGCGCAGAGCGCGTTGGTGCAGAAGGCGTTCTTGAAGTACATGCCCTCCTGGCCGATGCGGTCGTGGTTCGGCGTCTTGAGGATCTTGTTGCCAGCGATGGAGAGCGCGTCGGCGCGCTGGCCTTCGCCGTAGAAGAAGATCAGGTTCGGACGCTTCTGGCCGGGCGTGGGTGCGGCGATGGCGGGCAGTGCGCCGGAGGCGAGCGTTGCGCCTACGGCCAGCGATCCTTGCAGGAACTCCCTGCGGCTGGTGATGGATGCCTGTAGTTCGTCGGCGGGGTCCTGGGAATGGGGCATGACTCTCCTTATTGTTTGAACGAAATTCATCTTACCGAAGGGGTGTGGTGCGATCCGCAGCGTGTGTGGCTAGACGTAGGCGATGCAGTCGATGACCAGGCCGTAGTCTCCTGTGGGCAGCGCGGCGGGCTGGGTGGTGTTGCGCGCGGGAAAGACGGTGCCCCACTTGCGCTTCTTGTAGACGGCGTTCATGCGGTCGAATTCCTTGATGTTCTCCATGAAGAGGTTGACCTTGAGGACTTTCTCGAGCGAGGAGCCGGAGGCGGCGAGGTTTTTTTCGAGCTCGTCGAGCACCCAGTTGGTCGACTCTTCGATGGTGCCGGGGACGCGGCAGCCAATGCCGGAGACGAAGAGCAGGTTGCCAAGAGAGACGACGGAGGTAAAGGGGAACTGCGTCTGCGACTTACCGGTGGCGTCCTTTTTGACCAGGGCGTGCTCGCCGGTCTGGGCGGAGGCCTGTTGCGCGGTTAGCACTCCGCCTGCTGCGATGGCTGCCTGTGCGGCGTTCTTGAGGAGGCCTCTGCGTGTCTGCTTTGCCATGAATGTCTGCTCCTTCACTGGAGGGGAATAGAAACCTGTTCATGGTACAGAAGGCGGACGTTGGCTGAGGAGGGCTGAATGTCCTATGCGCTGCTGGCAGGGGCCAGCCGGCTGGTTTGCACGCGATAAGCTGGAGGTATGAATCCTCTGGTCTCTGTCTCGTGGCTTGCTGCGCGTCTTCGCGATCCCAACGTCGTCGTGCTGGATGCGACGCTGCCTCCTGTTGGCGTTACGCCTGTTGTCGATACGCGGGGGCGTTATGTGGAGCGGCATATTCCAGGAGCCGTCTTCTTTGACATCGATGCGCTTTCGGACCACGCAACGACGCTGCCGCACATGCTGCAGGCGGACGAGGAGTTCTCGCGCAACATGTCGGTGCTGGGTGTGGGCGACGGCATGACGGTGGTGGTGTACGAACAGGAGGGCGTCTTCTCGGCTCCGCGTGCGCGGTGGATGCTGAAGGCGTACGGCGTGAAGGAGGTCTACCTGCTGGATGGTGGATTGAAGGCGTGGGTGGATGCGGGGCAGCCGGTGGAGTCGGGTGAGGTGAAGCGTCCGGCGGCGAGCTTCCACGCGAAGCTTGACCGCTCGCGGTTGAAGGACTTTGCCGAGATGCAGAAGACGATTGCGGAGCGTGGGCAGATTCTGGATGCGCGCTCGGCGGGGCGGTTTGCGGGGACGGCTCCGGAGCCGCGGGCGGGGCTGAGCTCGGGGCATATGCCGGGGGCGACTTCGGTGCCGTTTACGGAGCTGGTGGCTGAAGGGCGGCTGAAGTCGTCGGATGGGTTGAAAGAGGTCTTTGCGGCGAAGGGTGTCCGGCTCGATCAGCCGTTGACGACGACGTGCGGATCGGGCGTGACAGCGGCTGTGGTTGCGCTGGGGCTGGAGCTGGCTGGGGCGGAGAAGGTGCGGCTGTACGACGGATCGTGGGCGGAGTATGCGCAGCGACCGGAGGCTGTGATCGAGAAAGATAGTTCGGGATCATAAAAACTGAACGTATTGCTCTCGGCGAAGCATCTGAACGTACAGCGATATGGTTGTTGGGGCGCGCGGCGTATACTTTGGGCGTTCCTAAAGGCGGTTTCCCATGACGCAAATGCAGTTTCCTCTTCATGGATCGGCGGCAACCGCAGTTTTGATGGCGACGTTGGCGATGGCTGGTATTGTGGCCGCCCAGGAGCCGTCTGAAAGTGCGGCAGGCGCAGCAAAGCCTGGAGTCAGCGCGGCAAATTCCGCGACAGATAAAACGGAGTTGCAGGCCGACGTGGTGAAGGCCGTTGCTGCGGACACGGTGTCCCAGCCGGTGGGGGCAAAGGTGGATGCTCGCACATCGGATCCGGAGGATGCGCAGCCTGGTGACGTGGAGGTGCGCATCGTTCGTTTGAGCGATGTCACTGGCAAGGTCATGATGGATCGCGGTGTGGGGCATGGGTTGGAGCTGTCCATGCAGAACATGCCCATTGTGCAGGGAGTGAAATTACAAAGCACCGATGGCCTGGCGGAGGTGGAGTTCGAAGACGGGAGTACGCTGCGGCTGGCTCCTGACACCGAGGTGCAGTTTCCGCTGCTGGTGCTGCGCAGCACGGGGGTGAAGGCATCGACGATCCAGGTGAATCGCGGCACGGTCTACGTGAACACAGAGAAGACGAAGGATAACGAGTTCACGGTGACCACGGGCAAGATGCATGTCACGATCAGTCCGGGTACGCACCTGCGGCTGACGCTGGATGCTCCTAAGGCTGAGCTGGCGGTCTTTTCCGGCAGTGCGTCGATGAACGATGGTGCAGGAACGATGCTGGTTGGCAAGAAGCAGACGCTGACGCTGAATCTGACAACGAATGCAGAGCCCGAGATTGCGCACAAGGTAGATGAAGGACCATTCGACGCCTGGGATAAGGATGCGCTGAAGTATCACGAGCACTACAACAAGGGGAATTCGCTGCTTGCCTCGAACGGATACGGCGTCAGCGATCTGTATTACTACGGCTCGTTTGTGAATACCGGATGCGGCGCGATGTGGCAGCCGTACTTTGTCAGCGCGTCGTGGAGTCCGTACAGCAATGGGGTGTGGGCGATGTATCCCGGGGCAGGGTACTCGTGGGTCTCGCCGTATCCGTGGGGATGGCTGCCGTATCACACGGGTTCGTGGATGTTCTGCAATGGCGGCTGGGGATGGCAGCCGGGCGGAGCATGGTATGGGCTGCGCAATGCTGTGCTGACGGGTGGGCATCCTGACAAGGTGGCGCGAGGTACGGTTGCGGCGCGTCCGCCGAGACGGCCGACGACGGTGGCGCAGTCGATGGTGCTGGTGAACAAGACGCCGCTGGTGCAGTCGAAGATGGATGGAGGCAATCGCTTCGTCTTTGCGCGCGATTCGGCGGGGCTGGGGGTTCCGCGCGGACAGCTCGGCAGCTTGCGCCAGCTCTCGGGCCAGGTGGAGCATCAGGGGTTTGCGAGCCGTCAGGTCTACATGGCTCCGGAGATGTCGCAGCGTAGTCTCAACGAGCGGAACACGGGACCGGTGCCGCTGGCTCT is a genomic window containing:
- a CDS encoding RidA family protein: MAKQTRRGLLKNAAQAAIAAGGVLTAQQASAQTGEHALVKKDATGKSQTQFPFTSVVSLGNLLFVSGIGCRVPGTIEESTNWVLDELEKNLAASGSSLEKVLKVNLFMENIKEFDRMNAVYKKRKWGTVFPARNTTQPAALPTGDYGLVIDCIAYV
- the sseA gene encoding 3-mercaptopyruvate sulfurtransferase, which produces MNPLVSVSWLAARLRDPNVVVLDATLPPVGVTPVVDTRGRYVERHIPGAVFFDIDALSDHATTLPHMLQADEEFSRNMSVLGVGDGMTVVVYEQEGVFSAPRARWMLKAYGVKEVYLLDGGLKAWVDAGQPVESGEVKRPAASFHAKLDRSRLKDFAEMQKTIAERGQILDARSAGRFAGTAPEPRAGLSSGHMPGATSVPFTELVAEGRLKSSDGLKEVFAAKGVRLDQPLTTTCGSGVTAAVVALGLELAGAEKVRLYDGSWAEYAQRPEAVIEKDSSGS
- a CDS encoding coagulation factor 5/8 type domain-containing protein produces the protein MQRVLTALLAVVCSGAAVAQGKAELGRNVLVFTPKTPVAEMQAAIDKVYEAEHHAEFGNERYALLFAPGEYKVDVPVGFYTEVLGLGATPDAVHITGNVHSDAAFKNDNATTTFWRAMEGFSVTPVGGPAEGQMQWAVSQAAPFRRMHVKGSMVLNQKHGWSSGGWMSDTVVDGEVNSGTQQQWISRNVEWGSWKGSNWNMVFVGVNKLPEGEWPQPPYTKVEQTPVVRERPFLFVNDKGRYAVRVPELRKNSVGVTWHGGETPGSTIPLKKFFIAKPGDSVETINTELAQGKNLLLTPGIYELSDTIRVNRPGTVVLGLGFATLKPVRGNAAMAVADVDNVTVAGLLFDAGETESPVLLEVGPEGSRLRHVKRPTLVADVFFRVGGAAVGKAKVSLAVNSSDVIIDHTWVWRADHGKGVGWTSNTGANGVVVAGNDVTAYGLFVEHYQQYQVLWKGNGGRTFFYQSEIPYDVPDQAGWRSAPNVDGFASYKVADNVTSHEAHGLGVYSVFRHPDVKLTRAIEVPKTPGVRFEHMITVALDNLGSIDNVINDAGGPTSVAPHRVTPKVTSYP
- a CDS encoding DUF6600 domain-containing protein, whose amino-acid sequence is MTQMQFPLHGSAATAVLMATLAMAGIVAAQEPSESAAGAAKPGVSAANSATDKTELQADVVKAVAADTVSQPVGAKVDARTSDPEDAQPGDVEVRIVRLSDVTGKVMMDRGVGHGLELSMQNMPIVQGVKLQSTDGLAEVEFEDGSTLRLAPDTEVQFPLLVLRSTGVKASTIQVNRGTVYVNTEKTKDNEFTVTTGKMHVTISPGTHLRLTLDAPKAELAVFSGSASMNDGAGTMLVGKKQTLTLNLTTNAEPEIAHKVDEGPFDAWDKDALKYHEHYNKGNSLLASNGYGVSDLYYYGSFVNTGCGAMWQPYFVSASWSPYSNGVWAMYPGAGYSWVSPYPWGWLPYHTGSWMFCNGGWGWQPGGAWYGLRNAVLTGGHPDKVARGTVAARPPRRPTTVAQSMVLVNKTPLVQSKMDGGNRFVFARDSAGLGVPRGQLGSLRQLSGQVEHQGFASRQVYMAPEMSQRSLNERNTGPVPLALHRGSAPEGMAWKEASNAQAQQGAQRAGAGVQGTGANHPAGGNASAFRGGSSSASSTHSSGASSSAGGGSFHGGGGGGSMGGGGGSGASHSGGGGGSGGSSGGGSHH
- a CDS encoding sulfatase family protein: MPHSQDPADELQASITSRREFLQGSLAVGATLASGALPAIAAPTPGQKRPNLIFFYGEGQRADALSIAGNKILKTPNHDRIGQEGMYFKNAFCTNALCAPARATALTGLYSRTTAAFDNTGLHRPLPEDIPLFTDLLRQAGYEVAIVGKVHVRNGVEDRNWDYYFGHNDPGNDYANPFFKEGRKGKVGEQKQYHGVYPDDITTDRALAWLQEDRGDKPFCLLVWFVAPHEPFFRARRHFDLYRDTVIPKPATFDDDLKGYPGKPKGFVEAENKIGTTTTHVACGSHEGIVKDYYAGLVAVDENIGRILNYLEKKNILDDTAIVHTSDHGYFLGEFRCFDKRLMHEPSLRVPMMVRYPKRIPAGTVREEMVLDTDLAPTFLDLAGVPIPAHMQGKSMLPLAKAADPSFRKEWYYEYFEWPNPEAVRPHRGIRTERYKLIHYVQDNDFELYDLHADPGETNNLHGKPEAATLEKHLLERLDVLQKQVPERKKA